The following is a genomic window from Nitrospira sp..
CTTGTTCCAAGACCAAACCAGTTTCGGCAATACGCACTCGATCACGCTGCTCGTGGATTCGTTGGCGGTCCAGGAGCTGATTCAGACCATTGATCCGCACTATGGTCAGGCCGGCGCCGAACTCCTGATCAAGGCAGCTTCGAACACGAAGGCCGATTCGTTTGCGCCACTCGATACTCCTGATGTCGTCGAAGCCGATTCGCTGGAACGAACCGTGGATGCATTTCGAAAACTCTTTCTCGGTCCCACGCCAGCCACGGCTACTCCACTTCCTGTCGATTCCCGTGTGGGGGGCTTCGGCAACATGGCCAATCGCAACGCGTTCTATGATGCCATTGCAGAAGTGAAAAGCGCGGCTAATACGAAATACGCCGGGACATCCTTCACAATCACCGACATGACCCAACTCAGCGCCCCGATGATCGCTGGGACGGCTGATACGGACACCCTGCAGGGCTTGGCCTACCGCTATGCACTCCAGGAACTGAATCCCTTTGCAGTTATCGGTACTGACCCACACCAGACCTTGTCACTGTATCAGCCACATAACCGTACCGGACAGCTCAACTTGATTGACCCAGTGACAAGTCAGAGAGCACTGTCTGCTCAGTATTTGGACGATCGAGCCCGGTTCTTAGTCGAACAACTTGTCCTCCATACACAGGATGCGACCAAGTCCCACGGAAATATTCATTTTCTCGATGTCGCCAGCGGGAAAGAAATCACCACGACGAATCTCTTTGCAATTGACGACCAACAATTCATTTTCGACTCCGATGCCAGTGCGGATGCAGAGCATCCTGTGCAGGGCGAGGGACGCGAAGACCATCTCTATGGGGCGGGAGGAAACGATGTGCTGCTGGGGCAGGGTGGACGGGACTACCTTGAGGGCGGACAAGGTAACGACCGTCTCGACGGAGGGACCGAGGCGGATGAGATGCGGGGAGGAGCTGGCGATGACGTGTATGTGGTGGATGATCTTGGCGATCGTGTCACCGAATTTGTCGGGGAGGGCCTCGACAGCGTAGAAAGTTCTGTCCGTTTTGCTCTTGGAGCGAACCTCGAAAATCTAACGCTTACGGGGGCTGCTGATGTAGATGGAATTGGGAATGAACTTGCAAATATCTTGATTGGAAACTCGGGAGAGAACCGGCTCGCCGGTGGCGCAGGCGACGACCGACTGCAAGGAGGAACCGGCAACGATGTTCTCGAAGGTGGGATCGGGAACGATCTCCTCGAAGGTGGGGCCGGCGATGATGTCTATCGCTATGTTTCCGGCGACGGCGTCGACCGCATTGAGGACACGCAAGGCAAAAATACGATCTTTGTCGACGGACATCCGTTGCTGCCGGGGCTTCGACCGGCGGGCGGCTCAGGGAATGTGTATACCAGCGTAGATGGACAATTTATCTATACCCAATCAGGCGGGGATCTCCTCGTGAGTCGCCCGGGCGGATCCACCCTGCTCATTCTTAACGAAAATTTCCAGAGTGGGCAATTCGGGATCACGCTCCAGGAAGAACCCTCGTACGCCAACGATCTCGAAACCCGGACGAATGCCGACTATCCGGGCGCGTTCAACGACCTGAACAATGGCGTATTTCTCAGCGGGCCGTACAACAACCACGTGCATGGCCTGGGCGGAAACGACAGTATCTTTGCGTCGATCGATGCGGACGGCAACGATCAACTCTACGGCGATGAGGGGGATGATCGACTCCAGGGGGAAGGCGGCCACGACCGACTCTTTGGCGGTGACGGGGCAGACTTTCTCATGGGGCAGTCTGGTGATGATCGGCTCGAAGGGGGCACAGGTAACGATCAACTCCAAGGGGGCTATGGGGTCGACATCCTGCTGGGTGGGGACGGCAATGACCTCATGATGGGTGATCTGGGCACGAACGCCAGTGACTCCCTGCCGTTCGATCCCGCTCGCGGAGCCGACGACCTGCTGGATGGCGGGGCGGGCAATGACAAAATGGAAGGGGAGAGCGGGAACGATACCCTGACGG
Proteins encoded in this region:
- a CDS encoding calcium-binding protein — its product is MPQNNITTWLNFAIQQMAAESYLQGFPLSNQVELIKRLKLGNNNIPGANPDDDLLGGKTRFTNVLAGRFVNAYDIVDHHANDATGFSATLLFDTQTNSYTLSFRSTEFRTQANGGDRERDGVGADLEVATDGFAFGQLMAMEDYYQSLKASGQLPAGAVLNVTGYSLGGHLATVFTELHPNEINHTYTFNGAGRGHITGAGSTEAERIQGMLTLFRTVLFSPEVGLSIIADQFNPRYLAAAPLVGQAFSPFTSETVLGGAGIIYTDARYRWALEVATTAYDTTGVASSPEEVGTGPAFDKITQLYGLATTGDLTVVANSGVHTSALPVLIEGQPQIEGVPLFQDQTSFGNTHSITLLVDSLAVQELIQTIDPHYGQAGAELLIKAASNTKADSFAPLDTPDVVEADSLERTVDAFRKLFLGPTPATATPLPVDSRVGGFGNMANRNAFYDAIAEVKSAANTKYAGTSFTITDMTQLSAPMIAGTADTDTLQGLAYRYALQELNPFAVIGTDPHQTLSLYQPHNRTGQLNLIDPVTSQRALSAQYLDDRARFLVEQLVLHTQDATKSHGNIHFLDVASGKEITTTNLFAIDDQQFIFDSDASADAEHPVQGEGREDHLYGAGGNDVLLGQGGRDYLEGGQGNDRLDGGTEADEMRGGAGDDVYVVDDLGDRVTEFVGEGLDSVESSVRFALGANLENLTLTGAADVDGIGNELANILIGNSGENRLAGGAGDDRLQGGTGNDVLEGGIGNDLLEGGAGDDVYRYVSGDGVDRIEDTQGKNTIFVDGHPLLPGLRPAGGSGNVYTSVDGQFIYTQSGGDLLVSRPGGSTLLILNENFQSGQFGITLQEEPSYANDLETRTNADYPGAFNDLNNGVFLSGPYNNHVHGLGGNDSIFASIDADGNDQLYGDEGDDRLQGEGGHDRLFGGDGADFLMGQSGDDRLEGGTGNDQLQGGYGVDILLGGDGNDLMMGDLGTNASDSLPFDPARGADDLLDGGAGNDKMEGESGNDTLTGGGGDDEVWGGFWIVQPPNHRGHYDRALTARGTRLPGRRRWERCADRWGGRRYSGRRRRE